One segment of Odontesthes bonariensis isolate fOdoBon6 chromosome 1, fOdoBon6.hap1, whole genome shotgun sequence DNA contains the following:
- the LOC142384627 gene encoding uncharacterized protein LOC142384627: protein MENCDVPADHQVIRRSRRITTTAHRQCPCCRDDQVVKAPQKRKRSTSANPSRKRKRSAVAGPSEPPLEVLSLVPKPRDPIPPEDLPAVSPVALSLQPSRAPRQDDGPLMIHNYTVEEYQNIYHEVVDDMLRFKNGRVRPYSLNLGLQIKQKLWERLNRPSLTTTISEDGLQTVHVSDGAGEYPPLHNVDVSHEPRPRNPPTNN, encoded by the exons ATGGAAAAT TGTGATGTACCAGCCGACCACCAGGTCATCCGCAGATCCAGGAGGATCACAACCACGGCCCACAGGCAGTGTCCGTGCTGCAGGGACGatcag GTGGTTAAAGCGCCCCAAAAACGCAAGCGCTCCACAAGTGCAAACCCCTCACGGAAGAGGAAGCGCAGCGCGGTGGCCGGCCCTTCTGAACCTCCTTTAGAGGTTCTGAGTTTGGTGCCAAAGCCTAGAGACCCCATCCCACCTGAAGACCTCCCAGCAGTGTCTCCTGTGGCCCTCAGCCTCCAGCCCTCCAGAGCTCCCAGACAGGACGACGGCCCGCTTATGATTCACAACTACACGGTGGAGGAGTACCAAAATATCTACCACGAGGTGGTTGATGACATGCTGAG GTTCAAAAATGGCCGTGTCCGTCCCTACAGCCTGAACCTGGGACTTCAGATTAAGCAGAAGCTCTGGGAGAGGCTGAATCGTCCATCGCTGACGACCACAATCTCTGAAGACGGGCTTCAGACTGTGCACGTCTCCGATGGGGCTGGAGAGTATCCTCCGCTTCACAACGTGGATGTTTCTCATGAGCCTAGGCCGAGAAATCCACCCACAAACAATTGA
- the eif3jb gene encoding eukaryotic translation initiation factor 3 subunit J-B, which yields MAEWDGENFELDEPIEKAAVQDKWEGEDEEEDVKDNWDDEEDEGKKGEVKKTETKVSEKKKLSEKIKEKENRLKKKQQELQKELEDQEAELPPEEQLAEKLRVKKLQEDADLELAKDAFGVSSTPNNVTGIDAMCPSSKEDFTEFEKLLKEKISQFEKSVHYSSFLDSLFRELCISLEVEDLRKVSNSLSALLSEKQKQEKQNKGKKKKKGVVPGGGFKAQMKDELDYAEFDGGYAQDYEDFM from the exons ATGGCGGAATGgg ACGGTGAGAACTTCGAGCTGGACGAGCCGATTGAAAAGGCGGCAGTGCAGGATAAATGGGAAGGCGAGGACGAAGAAGAGGATGTTAAG GATAACTGGGATGATGAGGAAGATGAGGGTAAAAAAGGAGAGGTGAAGAAAACAG AAACGAAGGTTTCTGAGAAGAAGAAGTTGAGCGAGAAgattaaagagaaagaaaaccgGTTAAAGAAGAAACAGCAGGAGCTGCAGAAGGAGTTGGAAGACCAA GAAGCAGAGCTCCCTCCTGAGGAACAACTTGCAGAGAAGTTAAGAGTGAAGAAATTACAGGAAGATGCAGACTTGGAGCTGGCAAAAGATGCTTTTG GTGTCAGCAGCACTCCAAACAATGTCACTGGGATTGATGCCATGTGTCCATCCTCCAAAGAAGACTTCACAGAGTTTGAAAAATTGCTGAAAGAAAAGATATCCCAGTTTGAAAAGTCTGTGCATTATTCAAGTTTCTTGGATTCGTTGTTTCGGGAACTTTGTATTTCAT TGGAAGTAGAGGACTTGAGGAAAGTCAGTAATTCCCTGTCAGCCCTACTTagtgaaaaacagaaacaagaaaaa CAAAacaaaggaaagaagaagaagaagggagtCGTACCCGGAGGTGGTTTCAAAGCACAGATGAAAGATGAGCTTGACTATgcagagtttgatggtggttaCGCTCAAGACTATGAGGACTTCATGTGA
- the cilp gene encoding cartilage intermediate layer protein 1 encodes MWTKTVRMSQRLLLLFLGITAATVLSAQGSWRRDNKEPGPAVYHSDDNYEWTTWFNVDHPGGRGDYEQLEAIRFYYRARVCESPRAIEARTTEWVPARETGETVHADPTVGFWCLNEEQGPERNCSNYAVRFLCPKDISVNTEGTWGPWSDWSPCPALCGQVGVQLRHRSCQSQSMPCTGPKLEGKPCSGPECIKTDCSLQCVMGKVNADCDACMCEEHILLGSVRSAGGLIAEGATILRLGKLLTLTDHNGHFRVPGICPDGNTTLTFGLQGHASLNVIVPYSDERTSVLSVQLKRAEKLHVLSNPESKARREGQSAAFCCKVAGTPQPDKYQWFHNNNLMETQSESTLVLKDLRAEQAGEYYCRASGPSGAIKTKPATLKIIGKDEHSCDPKPLSHLIRLPHDCYQNITDSFYYDVGKCPPSTCAGQLDHGIRCKDKMAYCCGVTKMEQRQLTCQGYQLPTMVVTECGCQKCVDTKATVHGRAIAADNGEPMRFGHIFMNGVRISRTGYKGTFSVQIPPDTERLVLTFVDNMQKFVNTTKVLPFNTKGGAVYHEIKLLRKKAPVTISPLETNTLELGEVEGEEAMVHIQIPPHSFYKENGEVFTGNVNASVTFLDPRDVSTAAAAQSDLSFIGDEGDTLPLRTYGMFSVDFRGEQNNEPLNAGEVKVFLDSAQVKMSEHLDTMKLWSLNPETGLWEEEGSLQVEKKKRGKREERTFLIGNMEIRERRLFNLDVPENRRCYVKVRAFRSERFMPSEQVEGVVVSLINMEPTAGYSTNPRAWGRFDSVVTGPNGACLPAFCDEQRANAYSAYVMANLGGEELEAVASSPKLNPSIIGVPQPYLRKLNYRRTDHEDPRLKKTAFSINVAKPGPNAAEEANGPVYSFDNLKECEEAPFSASHFRFSRVEGDRYDYNTVPFNEDDPMSWTEDYLSWWPKPMEYRACYVKIKINSPHELNVRSRNMGGTHPKTVGQLYGLRDTRSIRDMDQSNVSAVCLEFKCSGMLYDQDRVDRTLVKVIPQGSCKRDYVNAILQEYLVNHLPLAVNNDTNEFTMLAPLDPLGHNYGIYTVTDQDPRTAKEIALGRCFDGTSDGTSRVMKTTEGIALTFTCGDREVTRQSVFQALQSSQGQTVTSVVRGEGRKTRRRQRANVSRSSRKRSTRNPAGSHTKDRS; translated from the exons ATGTGGACGAAGACAGTAAGAATGTCACAAAggcttcttctcctctttctgGGAATTACTGCAGCCACCGTTCTGTCAGCTCAAG GCTCATGGAGAAGAGACAACAAAGAGCCTGGTCCTGCTGTCTACCACTCTGATG ACAACTATGAGTGGACCACATGGTTCAATGTTGATCATCCGGGAGGCCGTGGAGACTATGAGCAGCTGGAGGCTATTCGTTTCTATTACCGTGCTCGGGTGTGTGAGAGCCCACGTGCAATCGAAGCCAGAACCACAGAGTGGGTCCCGGCCCGTGAAACTGGGGAGACAGTCCATGCAGACCCAACCGTGGGCTTCTGGTGCCTAAATGAGGAGCAAGGTCCTGAACGCAACTGCTCAAACTACGCAGTCCGTTTCCTCTGTCCCAAAG ATATCAGTGTGAACACTGAGGGAACCTGGGGTCCATGGTCAGACTGGAGCCCATGTCCCGCCCTCTGTGGCCAAGTGGGCGTGCAACTCCGCCATCGCAGCTGCCAATCTCAATCGATGCCTTGCACTGGGCCTAAATTAGAAGGGAAACCATGCAGTGGACCTGAGTGCATAAAAACAG aTTGTTCCCTGCAGTGTGTGATGGGGAAAGTGAATGCTGACTGTGATGCATGTATGTGTGAAGAGCACATCCTGTTGGGTTCTGTACGCAGTGCTGGCGGTCTCATTGCTGAGGGGGCTACCATTCTTCGCTTGGGCAAACTCCTTACCCTCACAGACCACAACGGACATTTCCGCGTCCCTGGTATCTGCCCTGATGGCAACACAACCTTGACATTCGGCCTGCAGGGTCATGCCAGCCTTAATGTCATTGTGCCCTACAGCGATGAGCGCACCTCAGTTCTCAGTGTCCAGCTGAAGAGAGCCG AAAAACTTCATGTGTTGAGTAACCCTGAGAGCAAGGCTAGAAGGGAGGGGCAAAGTGCTGCCTTCTGCTGCAAAGTGGCTGGAACCCCACAGCCAGACAAGTACCAGTG GTTTCACAACAATAATCTCATGGAAACGCAGTCTGAGAGCACATTGGTGCTGAAAGATCTACGTGCTGAACAGGCTGGAGAGTACTACTGCAGAGCAAGTGGTCCATCTGGGGCTATTAAGACCAAACCAGCCACTCTCAAAATCATAG GTAAAGATGAACATTCATGTGACCCCAAGCCTCTATCTCACCTCATTCGTCTTCCACATGACTGCTACCAAAACATCACAGACTCATTCTACTATGACGTGGGCAAATGCCCCCCAAGTACATGTGCTGGACAGCTGGACCATGGCATCAGGTGCAAAGACAAAATGGCTTACTGCTGTGGAGtgacaaagatggagcaaaggcAGCTAACATGCCAGGGCTACCAACTGCCCACCATGGTGGTGACTGAGTGTGGATGTCAGAAATGTGTAGACACCAAGGCCACTGTACACGGTAGGGCAATTGCTGCAGACAACGGTGAGCCAATGAGATTCGGCCATATCTTCATGAATGGAGTCAGAATCAGCCGCACAGGCTACAAAGGCACCTTCTCTGTCCAgattcctccagacactgagaGGCTGGTGCTGACTTTTGTGGACAACATGCAAAAATTTGTTAATACCACAAAGGTACTTCCATTTAACACCAAAGGGGGAGCTGTTTATCATGAGATCAAACTTCTACGAAAGAAAGCTCCTGTGACCATCAGCCCATTAGAAACCAACACTCTGGAGCTTGGGGAGGTTGAGGGCGAGGAGGCGATGGTCCATATTCAGATTCCTCCTCATTCTTTCTATAAGGAGAATGGAGAAGTCTTCACCGGTAACGTCAATGCAAGTGTGACATTTCTCGACCCTCGAGATGTTTCCACGGCTGCTGCTGCTCAAAGCGATCTCAGTTTTATAGGAGATGAAGGTGATACCCTGCCACTGAGAACCTATGGCATGTTTTCAGTAGACTTCCGAGGTGAGCAAAACAATGAGCCCCTGAATGCAGGTGAAGTGAAGGTGTTCCTGGACTCTGCTCAGGTGAAGATGTCAGAGCACCTCGACACCATGAAGCTGTGGTCACTCAACCCTGAAACGGGCCTGTGGGAGGAGGAAGGGAGTCTTCaggtggagaagaaaaaaagaggcaagAGGGAGGAGAGAACATTTTTGATTGGTAACATGGAGATCAGAGAGAGACGTCTGTTTAACCTGGACGTCCCAGAAAATCGCAGGTGTTATGTGAAAGTGAGGGCTTTTCGCAGTGAACGCTTTATGCCCAGTGAACAGGTGGAGGGAGTTGTGGTGAGTCTCATAAACATGGAGCCCACAGCTGGCTACTCCACGAATCCACGTGCATGGGGTCGATTTGATAGCGTTGTCACTGGACCGAATGGAGCATGTCTTCCTGCTTTCTGCGATGAACAAAGAGCCAATGCCTACTCTGCATATGTGATGGCCAATCTTGGAGGGGAAGAGCTGGAGGCTGTCGCATCTTCTCCCAAACTCAATCCCAGTATCATTGGAGTGCCTCAGCCTTATCTGAGAAAACTAAACTACAGGCGGACTGACCACGAGGACCCCAGGTTGAAGAAGACAGCATTCAGTATCAATGTGGCAAAGCCAGGTCCCAACGCAGCCGAGGAAGCCAACGGACCAGTGTACTCATTTGACAACTTGAAAGAATGTGAGGAGGCCCCTTTCAGTGCATCACATTTCCGTTTTTCAAGAGTGGAAGGGGACCGTTATGATTACAACACTGTGCCTTTCAATGAAGATGACCCAATGAGCTGGACAGAGGATTACCTGAGTTGGTGGCCTAAACCCATGGAATACCGGGCCTGCTACGTCAAGATCAAAATCAACAGCCCCCATGAGCTCAATGTACGGTCACGTAACATGGGTGGCACCCATCCCAAGACAGTAGGACAACTGTATGGCCTTCGAGATACTCGTAGTATTCGTGATATGGACCAGTCAAATGTTTCAGCTGTGTGCCTGGAGTTCAAGTGCAGCGGGATGCTGTATGATCAGGACCGTGTAGATCGTACCCTGGTGAAGGTAATCCCACAAGGAAGCTGTAAGAGAGACTACGTAAACGCAATACTTCAGGAGTATCTGGTCAACCACCTGCCTCTTGCTGTTAACAATGACACCAATGAATTCACCATGCTGGCACCTCTTGATCCTCTTGGCCATAACTATGGAATCTATACAGTGACAGACCAGGATCCCCGCACAGCAAAAGAGATTGCACTTGGGCGCTGCTTTGATGGCACTTCAGATGGCACATCTCGGGTTATGAAGACCACTGAGGGCATTGCGCTGACGTTTACTTGTGGAGACCGCGAGGTTACACGGCAGAGCGTCTTCCAAGCCCTGCAGAGTTCTCAAGGTCAAACAGTTACAAGTGTTGTGAGAGGAGAGGGCAGGAAAACCAGACGCCGGCAGAGGGCCAATGTATCCCGCAGCAGCCGTAAACGTAGCACCAGAAATCCTGCTGGAAGTCATACAAAGGACAGAAGCTAA